One genomic segment of Melitaea cinxia chromosome 19, ilMelCinx1.1, whole genome shotgun sequence includes these proteins:
- the LOC123662761 gene encoding uncharacterized protein LOC123662761: MSEQSNTVGALNSGAKKKKRRERKALSERNNKYVDNDPLGLRIQCTCNHGTRSNFKCKQISQRDVVRNRKSFYTTSGKVHQDVYLCRLISAFEPQRRGKGTPRPSGKTKLRKLSTSFFLYGKKKVMKRVCKSFFMAVFSIKRQRLSTIIKCVMDGKVPKEERGGDRRSAKSQEKKEHLRNFLRNLPCSESHYNRAKSKRVYLDAGLNIKKLRMLYNNSVTNELNVKRTMFYEVFTFEFNIGFRSPASDACSSCILLSNSIKNEKDSSKKQELMTKLRIHKLRANFFFKLLKEKVDNSITICFDLQQVFPLPRTPIQEAFYSQQNNSCLYNWDETESGKGAISIGSALYCFLNTQTIPANVKLVRLFCDGCGGQNKNSHVLHMLLFWLQNKSPAHVKEIQLFFPVRGHSFLPADRLFGRIEKDVRKIPVITTREEYFEIFSKHGRVCELGKEWCLYDVKGLENHYKKLVGIQGMKKIIFKKCKSSQGRQLNCVVKSSPNYRFESGEQFISLLKRGKRHPRNIEQIQEERGLSLAKKNDVTSLLIKQFGADWENLSALEWYKQILSCSRNITEQNEQVDDDEACICTEMDIEDIRI; encoded by the exons ATGTCTGAGCAGTCAAATACTGTTGGTGCACTCAATAGTGGAGCGAAGAAAAAGAAACGTCGAGAAAGGAAAGCTTTATCCGAAAGAAACAATAA atacGTAGACAATGACCCGCTGGGCTTAAGAATTCAATGTACGTGTAATCATGGAACAAGGagcaattttaaatgtaaacaaatatCGCAACGGGATGTCGTTCGAAACCGAAAATCTTTTTATACAACATCCGGAAAAGTTCACCAAGACGTGTATTTGTGTCGTCTTATTAGTGCATTTGAACCCCAGCGTAGAGGCAAAGGTACACCACGTCCTTCTGGTAAAACGAAACTTCGAAAGTTAAGTACTTCATTCTTCCTATATGGGAAAAAGAAAGTAATGAAAAGGGTATGCAAATCATTTTTCATGGCAGTATTTTCTATCAAAAGGCAGAGGTTATCAACTATTATCAAATGTGTGATGGATGGCAAAGTTCCAAAGGAAGAAAGAGGAGGTGACAGGCGTTCAGCTAAATCTCAAGAGAAAAAAGAACATTTACGCAATTTTCTCCGAAACCTTCCTTGTAGTGAAAGCCATTATAATAGAGCAAAAAGCAAGAGGGTGTATTTGGATGCCggtttgaatattaaaaaattgagaATGCTTTACAATAATAGTGTCACAAATGAACTGAATGTTAAGAGAACAATGTTTTACGAAGTGTTCACATTTGAATTTAACATTGGATTTCGGTCACCTGCATCAGATGCCTGCAGTTCCTGTATACTATTGagtaatagtattaaaaatgaaaaagattcatcaaaaaaacaagaactaaTGACAAAACTTCGCATCCATAAATTGCGAGCAAACTTTTTCTTTAAACTTTTGAAAGAAAAGGTTGATAATAGTATCACTATATGTTTTGATCTCCAGCAGGTGTTTCCTCTACCGAGGACACCAATTCAGGAGGCTTTTTATTCCC AACAAAATAATTCTTGTCTGTATAATTGGGATGAAACAGAATCTGGCAAGGGTGCTATTTCAATTGGATCTGCGTTATACTGCTTCTTGAATACTCAAACAATACCGGCTAATGTGAAGTTAGTAAGACTTTTTTGTGATGGCTGCGGGGGCCAAAATAAAAACAGCCATGTGTTGCATATGCTGCTattttggcttcaaaataagtcCCCTGCACATGTTAAGGAAATACAACTTTTTTTCCCAGTGCGAGGGCATAGTTTTCTGCCAGCAGACCGTTTATTTGGTAGAATTGAGAAAGATGTGAGAAAAATACCAGTGATTACTACGAGGGaagaatattttgaaatattttctaaacATGGCAGAGTGTGCGAGCTTGGTAAAGAATGGTGTTTATATGATGTAAAAGGTTTAGAAAATCACTATAAAAAACTTGTGGGCATACAaggaatgaaaaaaattatattcaagaaGTGCAAATCTTCTCAGGGCAGACAATTGAACTGCGTAGTAAAATCTTCACCAAACTATAGATTTGAGTCCGGAGAACAGTTTATATCACTACTGAAAAGGGGCAAACGTCACCCCAGAAATATAGAACAAATTCAGGAAGAACGCGGACTAAGTCTTGCAAAGAAAAATGATGTGACCAGTCTATTAATAAAACAGTTCGGTGCCGATTGGGAGAACCTTTCAGCATTAGAATGGTACAAGCAAATATTAAGCTGTTCTAGAAACATTACAGAACAAAATGAACaagttgatgatgatgaagcgTGTATTTGTACTGAGATGGATATAGAAGacataagaatttaa
- the LOC123662979 gene encoding uncharacterized protein LOC123662979, which translates to MKIDTERVIIEVHLRPVLWDKRNELYKNRDAMEAAWRDILKELAPNYENLSEEERKEADKKIQQRWRTARDTYQKDKISEKNQPSGSGSKKKKKKYSYYDILTFLDSTTETAGEESLCEEMSEQSNLETPNESTQPDTSRQESSHPTSKQKQVKSKKQAPSEFEAQLLECLKSNQLELESEDLAFFQSLQPSLKRFTRYQKLMFRTKVLNIVMEMESQTQPAYYSPIPTTSSSAFTELDSLSPINQDYQTNSIIQDTSSLNDNAISSAAVNDNETLISTESGLFNITSYDVIYTPATTSSTGESNVNAQDTNLQRNE; encoded by the exons ATGAAAATCGATACAGAACGAGTAATCATTGAAGTTCATCTGCGGCCCGTTTTGTGGGATAAACGCAATGAATTATACAAAAACAGGGACGCGATGGAGGCTGCATGGAGAGATATTTTGAAGGAATTGGCACCTAACTACGAAAATTTGAGCGAAGAGGAAAGAAAAGAGGCGG ACAAGAAAATACAACAACGCTGGCGAACAGCAAGGGACACTTACCAGAAAGACAAGATATCTGAAAAAAATCAGCCATCCGGCTCTGGGagtaagaagaagaagaagaaatattctTACTATGACATTTTGACTTTCTTAGACAGTACAACGGAAACTGCTGGAGAAGAGTCACTCTGTGAAGAAATGTCTGAACAAAGTAATTTAGAAACACCTAATGAGTCCACGCAACCAGATACTTCACGTCAAGAAAGTTCTCACCCAacatcaaaacaaaaacaagtaaaatcTAAAAAGCAAGCACCATCTGAATTTGAGGCACAGTTATTAGAATGCTTAAAGTCTAATCAACTGGAGCTAGAAAGTGAGGATTTGGCTTTCTTTCAGTCTCTGCAGCCTTCATTAAAAAGATTCACTAGATATCAAAAACTAATGTTCAGAACAAAAGTGTTAAATATAGTTATGGAAATGGAAAGTCAAACACAACCTGCATACTACAGTCCCATACCTACAACAAGTTCTAGTGCTTTTACTGAGCTTGACAGTTTGTCACCGATAAATCAAGATTACCAAACCAATAGTATAATCCAGGATACTTCGAGTCTTAACGACAATGCTATTAGTTCTGCTGCAGTGAATGACAATGAAACTCTTATTTCGACTGAAAGCGGCCTGTTTAATATCACGTCTTATGACGTAATTTATACCCCAGCAACAACATCATCTACAGGCGAAAGTAATGTCAACGCTCAGGATACAAATTTACAAAGAAATGAATga